A region of Dioscorea cayenensis subsp. rotundata cultivar TDr96_F1 chromosome 5, TDr96_F1_v2_PseudoChromosome.rev07_lg8_w22 25.fasta, whole genome shotgun sequence DNA encodes the following proteins:
- the LOC120261963 gene encoding basic leucine zipper 19-like, translated as MEQYLLPPKIPSMATTNYSFDDFLDFSSAKRSSHRRSSSDSIAFLDPDDDFDADQLLSLLDNDAPPPSVSSPSDDEKLLLPAMEDSSITLVPAGCKVEDKISSPLDPKRVKRILANRQSAQRSRVRKLQYISELERSVTTLQTEVSALSPRVAFLDHQRSALTAGNSHLRQRIAALTQDKIFKDAHQEALKKELERLRNIYNQQSTENMVE; from the exons ATGGAACAGTACTTATTACCACCCAAGATCCCATCCATGGCTACTACAAACTACTCTTTTGATGACTTCCTTGACTTCTCATCCGCCAAACGTTCCTCACACCGCCGTTCCTCCAGTGACTCCATCGCCTTCCTTGATCCTGATGATGACTTTGATGCTGACCAACTCTTGTCCTTGTTGGACAATGATGCTCCTCCACCTTCAGTTTCATCACCTTCTGATGATGAGAAACTACTTCTTCCTGCCATGGAGGACAGTAGTATTACTCTTGTTCCTGCAGGTTGCAAGGTTGAAGACAAAATATCTTCTCCTTTGGATCCAAAGAGAGTTAAAAG GATATTGGCAAACAGACAGTCTGCTCAGAGGTCTAGAGTCAGGAAGTTGCAGTATATCTCCGAGTTGGAACGGAGTGTCACAACGTTGcag acggAGGTGTCGGCATTGTCTCCGCGGGTAGCGTTTCTCGACCACCAGCGCTCGGCGCTGACGGCCGGGAACAGCCATCTCAGGCAACGGATTGCTGCATTGACACAGGACAAGATCTTTAAAGATG CTCACCAGGAGGCACTGAAGAAGGAACTTGAGAGACTAAGGAATATTTACAACCAGCAGAGTACGGAAAATATGGTTGAATAG